In the genome of Octopus bimaculoides isolate UCB-OBI-ISO-001 chromosome 24, ASM119413v2, whole genome shotgun sequence, the window atatatatatataNNNNNNNNNNNNNNNNNNNNNNNNNNNNNNNNNNNNNNNNatatatacacatacatatacacatatatacatatatgcataaacgtatacataaaattaaaatcaacacCAGGAACGTAGATACCTCAGAAGGTATGGCAAATATTGTTATAAAGTGTAAAGCAAATAAAAGGTTCACAGGGCACCACCAGCACCTCATGgggaaattaataaaacaaaggtGGAAAATGATTTTATTGTAAAGCTTGgagaacaattaaaatatatacatacatacttatacgtgcacacacaaacatcctcacATATGCAGTCAACACTGTTGCTAAAAACAACTTCCTCTATGCAGATTACCCCCATATCACGTGTAAATGAAAAACTTCAAGCAGTGAAAGCACTTACACAATAGTAAAACTTCGTTCCAAAAGATTTGCGTCATTCAGTTTTTAAGATGTAAGTTTTTAATAtgcaataatttttaattcagcgaaaattggaaagaaaaagggaaaataacaattaaaaaagaaaaattgccaAAGCAGAGATGTATActatcattttctcattttttattaaaaaaaaaacaatgttttggGGTAAGAAATTGGAAATCCCTTGAAGATAAAGTCGCTTCGAATATATAGATTAAAATGCTGTAGAGCAACAACCAATAGCTAACGCCGAACAGTCGAGCTGAAGCTCCTCAAATCACACGTGCATATATTCTTTACATGTATATCAGAGaagcatgtatataatatagtgtTTCCGATGTTGAATGGGGTAGCTAATAGCTTTCTTACCCGTAAATCAGTCACTAATATTTCGAAAGGTAGACGTAGTTTCGTTACCCGTAGGTCAACCACTACTGTATCGGAAGGCCTTCAGATGCAGTCGCACTAACTGCTCAGTAACCCATCCATGTGGAGAGAAACAAGGAAGATCCTTTAGATGCAACTCGTATGCCAGGGAGTTAGTAACTGGGgacaaaaaaaatgagagagacgCCTTTACCCAGCAATCTCTAATTTGATCTGGTTGATTGTATGtttcatgtgtttgtgcgtacttGCATGTCTCCGCTGCGCTTTTGGATTCATTTACAGAAGCTTGTCAATTAATTTATCACAATTTATCCTTCTGTATGAATACAGAAGAAAAAGAGTAGgaaataaataacagcaaatattgaaacgttttgtttgtttctgctattttttctttttttttttcattctcttttatgaaataatttcttaTACGACTACTTCTTCAACATCCTGTTTCCTAAACAAGGAATTTCTACACAAAGAAATCTTTAGAGTAgaatttcttctattattttcagtctttaagtccgtagtggtgatggtgttgggtgTGACTGCAGTGGTGTTGACGCTGGAGACGACCGTGTCGCTGGTAGGCACGGATTCTCCTGACCCGTAACCCGACCAGCGATCGGAGGATTGTGGTTGTAACAATGAAGACCTAGTGTTTGCAGTGGCGGTACTACTGGTCGCCTTTGGACCAGTATCCGGCGGCGTGGTAGTCTCATTCCGGGTTTGCAGTTGCACAATTGGTGTTGGTTGCATGCAGTGATACTGTGCATGGTTTAGAGAATATAGAACCGTTCGGATTTCTGTCCTCTGTGTAAAAGTGTCGGATAACATTCCTCTGTCTTGATCAGCaactgcaaataaataaatagataaataaataaataaataaggcgctggtgtggctgtgtggtaagaggcttgcttcccaaccatatggttcagagcaagtgtcttctactatagtcctgagatgaccaaagccttgtatttGATAGACGGACCCCCCACCTAAAAAAAACCCGTTGTAGCTGATGAGTTTTAAGTGTCTTTCAACACAAAAagcgaaatcaattgatactgAGATATCTCCCCTCCTCTTTGTAGTTTTACAAATGGGGACGactgtttcttttaatatattcgtTACTTTCTccgtgcgtgtttacatatagtgaAAGATGCGTGGCTCTGGAGAGTTTTAgctcttctttctagcaaacaggtgcatattgtaccctgactttttaatatatatatatatatatatatatatatatatatttatatatgtgtgtatatatctatgtgtgtgtgtgtttgtgactatgTTTGTGCCCAATccaccatcaccgtttgacaacccaaccagtgttggtgtgtttacgtccccataacctattGGTTCAGCAAAAATACAGGGCTTAAAAAAGTCCTGACTAAAAAaagttcgactaaaaaaaaaaaaaagacattcaaggcagtgccccagtatggccacagccaaagGACTGAAACGAgataaacgaaaaaagaaaagataaaaaatccTTTACGTGATAATACGATGCTATCACGTATGTTTTACTTGTTcaagtcatttaactgcggctatgctggggcatcggCTTGCAAgtctttttagtcgaacaaatcgatccttgATTTagtttttttaagccttgtacttattccatcgatctctttCGGTACTTTGCCCGTCTCCCTCAAGATTCTGCTAACTTGCCGTTATTCATAAATTTTCTAAGTTATAAATTCATATCAAATTTATTGTGATTTTTTTCAGTGATAATCACTCACCTTGATTTGTAGGTTTCTTAAATCTACAAAGCAGGTATGTAATCCCAATGATGAGGGCACCAATTCCAGAAAGAACTCCAAGAATACTCCAGAACCTATTCAAAtggaaaaagtgaaacaaaaaaacGTGTCAAAAGTACTTCATTTTggaaattttcaaattaaagCTTCGAAAACTTTAAGAACGTACATAACCACAAATGGCATTTTTAATGTAACAAGAACGCGGTGCTTTTCTTTGTAAGCGAAAGTAGTCGAATGGGTAAGGGATGTTCTATGAGAAGCTCTtacagctagaaatagcacctTTATGATTAACGAATCATGACCAGCGTCGTAAAAATTATGAAGGTCTCACTGAACAATGCGGTCTCTCCATGTACTAAACGCctcgggatggtcacggctgaaacACATTTGATTATATGTCAGACCACTCAACGTAAACACGGATGTAAGCAACAAAGATAATAAAACCAGCAACAACTATATCAACGAtggctacagcaacaacaacagcatcgacaCATATTGTTAATTCATGCCTATCATCAAatggcatttaaaaaaatgtgaaataaaacagTGTCTAGTGAGAGTGGCAAATGACCGagagaatattggtttcaaattttgcgacatggccagcaatttggaggaggggttaagtcgattacatcgacccctgtgttcgactggtacttgttttatcgatctcaaaatgatgaaggcaaagtcgacctcagaatgtaaagtcggacgaaatgccactaagaatctTGC includes:
- the LOC106882974 gene encoding uncharacterized protein LOC106882974 isoform X2, whose amino-acid sequence is MHSAAVLSRHVTAPAPPATMWTKAPLSHLQLSRWLFFATPVQVNGHFGFWSILGVLSGIGALIIGITYLLCRFKKPTNQVADQDRGMLSDTFTQRTEIRTVLYSLNHAQYHCMQPTPIVQLQTRNETTTPPDTGPKATSSTATANTRSSLLQPQSSDRWSGYGSGESVPTSDTVVSSVNTTAVTPNTITTTDLKTENNRRNSTLKISLCRNSLFRKQDVEEVVV
- the LOC106882974 gene encoding uncharacterized protein LOC106882974 isoform X1; protein product: MVHLVNCTYYEKGALQRRLCKNSNAFCCGPLSSRHCSSAACDYVDQGSVITPSVFWSILGVLSGIGALIIGITYLLCRFKKPTNQVADQDRGMLSDTFTQRTEIRTVLYSLNHAQYHCMQPTPIVQLQTRNETTTPPDTGPKATSSTATANTRSSLLQPQSSDRWSGYGSGESVPTSDTVVSSVNTTAVTPNTITTTDLKTENNRRNSTLKISLCRNSLFRKQDVEEVVV
- the LOC106882974 gene encoding uncharacterized protein LOC106882974 isoform X4 is translated as MSRWLFFATPVQVNGHFGFWSILGVLSGIGALIIGITYLLCRFKKPTNQVADQDRGMLSDTFTQRTEIRTVLYSLNHAQYHCMQPTPIVQLQTRNETTTPPDTGPKATSSTATANTRSSLLQPQSSDRWSGYGSGESVPTSDTVVSSVNTTAVTPNTITTTDLKTENNRRNSTLKISLCRNSLFRKQDVEEVVV
- the LOC106882974 gene encoding uncharacterized protein LOC106882974 isoform X3 codes for the protein MVSTLELQYFQEFVSRWLFFATPVQVNGHFGFWSILGVLSGIGALIIGITYLLCRFKKPTNQVADQDRGMLSDTFTQRTEIRTVLYSLNHAQYHCMQPTPIVQLQTRNETTTPPDTGPKATSSTATANTRSSLLQPQSSDRWSGYGSGESVPTSDTVVSSVNTTAVTPNTITTTDLKTENNRRNSTLKISLCRNSLFRKQDVEEVVV